In Streptomyces rapamycinicus NRRL 5491, the genomic stretch ATGCCAGGGCGTCGCGCACGACCGGATCACGCATCGCTCCCAGCCATGAGCCGGACCGCTCCTCCGGATGGCGGGCCAGCCAGGCGCGTACGAACTGGACGAGCAGAAGGTCGACGATGCTGTTGATGGCGGCGGTGGTGCCGATCTGCGGCTGTGCGAGCTCCGCCGCGAGGAGTTCGACGGTCCTTCTGAGCTGCGCGTTCTGGCGGGCTGTGACGTGCATCGGCCGGGCGAGGGAGGTGAGCACCGGTGTGCTCACCTCCGGGTCCTGCTCATAGTGCAGGACGATCACTTCCGTCTGCACCGGCGCCGAGCCCAGCCGCAGGGCTCGGCCATCGCCAAAAGCCCGGGCCGCCGCCTCACGGTCGCAGGAACCCATCGTCACGCCGGCGCCGCAGGCTATCCCGTGTGCGGTGCCCGGCGACACCAGGACGGCGTCTCCGGCCTGCACCTGAAGAGGTTTCTCGCCTGTGACGTGGAGCCACATCGTGCCACGGGACACCACGTGCAGCGCCGCTCCCGGATAGGAGTCCAGCCACAGGCCCCAGGTTCCTCCAGCCTCCAGCATGACCCCGAGCGCGCCACGCGCACCCGAAACCCGCAAGACCTCCGCCAGCACGTCCATGGGTCCATTCTCGTTCACCGCCGCGAACCGCCCACCGGCGGGCGACGGCGCACGCGCCCTCGTTCACGGCTTCAGGCCACGTCGAGAACGACCTTTCCGTGCACCTTCCGCGCGAACAGCGCCCGGACGGCGTCGTCCACGTCCTGCCAGTCGCCTCGCAGTCCGACCGGTGCCGAGAGCCGTCCGGCGGCCAGGAGGCCCAGCAGGTCCGTCAGCTCCCCGCCGGTCGGCGTCATATCGCCGTAGGTGGCGATGGAGCGGGGTTCGCCGAAGCCGAACAAGGCCCCTGACGGGAACGTGGTTTCCTGCCCCGAGGAGTAACCGACCAGGTGGATGGTGCCGCCCTCGGCGAGGGAACTCCACGCCTGGCCCACCAGCGGCCCGCCGACCGTGTCCAGGACGAGGTCGAACCGGTCCACGGTCCCGGCCAGGTCGGTCAGGACCTCGTCGGCGCCGAGTTCGCGGAGTCCGGCGGCCCGGTCCGGCGAACCGACGAGTGCCGTCACCCGGGCGCCCGCCAGCGCCGCCAGCTGGACGGCGAAGTGCCCCACGCCCCCGCTGGCGCCGGTGACCAGGACCTCGCGCACCAGCAGGGAACGCTTGCGCAGCACCCGCAACGCGGTGACTCCGGCGATCCCCAGCGCGGCGGCGTCGGCCAGGTCCACGCCCTCGGGGACGGTGCCGAGCGAGGCGGGACTGACCGCTACCCGCTCCGCCCACGCGTGGGGAGCCATTCCCAGTGCGACGCGCGCACCTTCGGGTGGCCCCGAGCCGTCGGACGCGGCACGCACCACGACCCCGGCCGCGTCGTGACCGTGCACGGCGCCGGCCGGCCACTGGCGCACGTAATTCAGCTCTCCGAAGTTGAGACCGATGTGCCGTATCTCGACCAACGCCTCGTCGCTGGACGGCACGGGCTCATCGACATCGGCGAACCGGACGGGTCCGGCCTCGCCGTGATCGACCACAAGGGCGCGCATGGGTGTGTTTCCTTCTCTCGTGGATGCGCCTGAACACTCGGCGCGATACGCAAAACCCTTACGCACGGCCAGGACGGCGACCAGTCCCGTGAGAATCAATCAGTTGACGATCTGTGTCAGCACGACTCGCGTATCACAGCGTGAATGGGTCCTCCTCGAGCTTTTCCGCCAGGTGCTCAAGAGTGTCGGTAAGGCTTGTCGGCGCACCGTTCAGCGTTTCGTGCCGCTTGGCGACGTGACCGATGAGGCGGAGGGTCCGTCCCGAGGAGATTCCGGGTGCGGCGGTGACCAGGGACCCGATGATGTCTTCCGCGTCGCGCCAGGCATTGACGTCCAGTAGGCATTGTGCGAGCCGTGCGGATGACATACTTGCGTAGCCGGTCCCGACGCCACGCCCTGGTTGTGCGGATTGCAGTAGCCGCTCGATGGCTTTCCGCACATCACCTGCGATCTGAAGTGTGTGACCCCAGTGGCCGTCGATTTCCCTGTCGGTCAACCACCATGACCAGTCCGGTTCGCCGACGTCGTTACCGTCCTCGACGAGTGACCGGGCGCGTTGAAGCGACTCGATGGCATCCGACGTACGTCCCGTGCCGACCAGTCCCTTCGCTTCACGCATGCGGAACATCGCCTCGACGCGCGGGGAGAGCCGCCTTCGGTTGAGCACCGACCGGGCAATGGCCAGCGCCTCTTGGTTCCGTCCGCGCCATTCACTGTGCATCGCCATGTTCTGCAGCGTCAGCAGTGCGATGGAGCGGTCCCCCGAGAGGTTCGCGAGGAACAGCGCCTCTTGGTTGAAGCGCCGGGCGGCGCCGTCTCTTTCCGCGTCAAACAGAGCCCAGCCGGTTATTTCGGCGAGTTCGGCGGCCGCCGACTGAATGTCGCGCTCGTACCGGGGGTCGAAGTCTCCCGCTCCGAGCCGCCGATGCACGACCTTGAACGCACGGCCTGCGGGCTCCGCGATGGATACTCCGCTGAGTTCGTTGTCCAGGACGACCAGGCGATGGGAAGTCTCCCGGATGGCCTGTACGAAGTCGGCTCCGCGTGCTTCGTTGAGCCCGAGTATCCGGTCAGTGATGGCCGGTGATTCAGTCGCTTCCTGGCTGAACTCCCCGCTGCTCATGGTGACCAGGGTACGGCTTGTCACCGCGTAGTCACCAGGCGATCACCAACCGCGACCGCGCATTCCCGGTTGTCTTGACGTACGTAAGGACCGCTAATGAGAGCGACAACATGTCGGACACGGTGAAGGGCCACCGTCAGCCCCCTGGCCTTGGCCAGGGGGCTGACGGTGGCGGCAAGGGGTCCGGGTCAGCCCTGCTTCGGCGCCGCCTGCTGGACTACCTCGAAGGACCACAGGGTGGAGCCGGACGCGGCGGGCTTCTGCTGGGGGGCGTCCTCACCGCCGCGCTGGTGGGCCGCCTTCATCGGGCCCTCCATCCACGCCTGGAAGTCCTCCTCGCTGCGCCAGCGCGTGTAGACGAGGTACTGGTCGGTCCCCTCGACCGGACGCAGCAGCTCGAACCACTCGAAGCCGTCGGAGCCCTCCACGGACCCGGCGCGCGACGCGAAGCGCTTCTCCAGCACCTCGCGCTGTTCCTCCGGCACGGTCAGCACATTGATCTTGACTACGCTCATGGCCCCATCTTGCCGCAGCCCCTGCCGCCCGTCGGCGGCGCCTCACCCGGCCGTCCCTCAGCCGTGCAGCGCCAGGCCCTTCGTCACCTTGTCCACCTGGCCGCGCGGCCCGTAGACCGCGAGGCCGACCAGGTTCAGGGCGTCGGCCTCGACGGCGCGGACCGTGGCGCGGTTGTCGTCCTCGTTGTCGGTGGCGAAGAGGTCCTCGGTGTAGAGGGACATCGTCAGGTCGCGGGAGAGGGCGCGGGCGTGGGTGCGGGTGAGGGCGGGGGTGTCGGCGGTGTAGACGAGGACGGGCTCGCGGAACATCGGAAGGTAGACATTGCCGGAGGCGTCCTCGTACGGCTTGCCGACGATCTCGTCCGAGGCGTGCGCCAGGCCGCTGGAGAGGAAGGCGGTCACGTTCAGCTTCTGCCAGTCGGCGAGGTCGGAGCGGACGATGACGGCGATCTTGGTGTCGAAGCGCATGCCGTCACTCTCGCCACTGCCGCGATCTGCGGTCTTGAACGCTCGTGCGCCACGGCACAATGGATCCGTGGACGCCGTCGGAGAAGGGGAGCGGGGCCGGGAGGACTGGGCCCGGTACTGGCGTGATCCCGACCGGCCCGTGGAGGCCATGCACGCGCACTTTTTCAGCCATCGTTTCCATCCCCACAGCCATGACACCTACTCCTTCGCCGTGACCGAGGTCGGCGCCCAGCGCTTCCGGTGCCGGGGTGCGCTGCGCACCAGCGGGGCGGGGATGGTGATGGTCTTCAATCCCGACGATCCGCATGACGGGGAGGCGGCCGCCGAGCTCGGCTACAAGTACCGCATCGTCCACATAGGTCCCGATGTGGTGCGGAACGTCCTCGCCGATGTGGCCGACAGTTCGGACGGCCGGGCGGCGCTGCCGCTGTTCGACCGGCCCGTGGTGTCCGATCCGCTGCTGCCCCGCGCCCTGCTGCGGCTGCACACCGCCCTGGTCGGCGGGGCCGGGCCGCTGGTGCGGGACGAGCGGCTGACCGCGGCCGTCGGGGCGATGGTGCGGCGCGGGGCCACCGGGCCGCTGTGGGCCCGGGAGCTCGCCGACGGGAGCGGCGAGCAGCTGCGGGCCGCGCGGCGGGCCAGGGCGCTGCTGGAGGAGGCGTACGCGGAGGAGGTCCCGGCGGCACGGCTCGCGGAGGCCGCCGGGTGCAGCCGCTTCGCGCTCTACCGGGCGTTCCGCACCGCGTACGGGATGGCGCCGAGCGACTTCCAGCGGCAGCTCCGGCTGCGCCGGGCGCGCGGGCTGCTGGTGGCGGGCAGCAGCGCGGCGGAGGCCGCGGCCCAGGCGGGTTTCGCCGACCAGAGTCACTTCCACCGCTGGTTCGTACGGTGCTTCGGTGTGACGCCGGGAACATTTCAGCGCGCGGCGAGTCCCGATTCGCGGCGCGCCCCGTGACCCTGATGAAATTGGCCCGGACCATACGGACCCTCGCGGAGCGCAAGGGACCCTGTCAAAGCCTGACATCTTTCGGACAACCCCGGACGACAGTCAGGTGAAGAGGGGGTATTCCGCGTCTGAGTAGTGGGCTCAGTAGGGTCTCCAAACATCCGGGACAGATGAAGAGGGCGAGTGGGGGAGCGGCACGGCGTGGCGAACGTGGAGCGGAGCGGACTGGGGAGAAGCCCGGACACGGGGCCGGCCCCCGGCGCCGTAGGGGCGCGGACGTCACGGACCAGAATGGGGCTCGTGGCCCTGTGGCTCCTGGCGGGCGTGCTGGCGGTCCGTCAGGCGGCGGCGGTGCTGCGGCTGCCGCCCGATGAGCGGCTGACCGATCTGGAGACCTGGATCGGCGACCGCGGTGTGCTGCATGTCAGCGGGTCGCTGTACGACGGGGACTCCTTCACCGGCACCCCGTTCTCCGGGCTCGTCCTCAAACCGCTGACCCGGGCCGCCGAGCAGAGCCTCGGGGTCGCCTGGACCTTCGGCACCCTGCTGCTGGTGGTCGTCCTCGGGCTGGTCGTGGCCCGGTCGCTGCCCGGCCCGGTCTCCCGCCGCACCTCGCTGATCGCCGCACCGCTGGCCATCAGCCTGCTGGTGCTGTCGCTTCCGGTGCGCAACACCTTCACCCTCGGCCAGACCAGCATCATCCCGGTGCTCCTGGTCGTCCTCACCGTGCTGCCCAGAACCTCCGGGCGGCAGGCCGGTGTGCTCATCGGCGTGGCCGCGGCACTGCAGCCCGCGCTGCTGCTGTTCGCCGTCCTGCTGTGGCTGATCGGACGGCGCCGGGCCGCCGTGCTCGCGGGCGCCACGTTCGCCGTGTGCACCGCGCTCGCCTGGGCGGCCATGCCGCACGACTCGGGGACGTACTGGGGGCATCACATCGGCGGCTTCGGGCTCGGCGCCCCCGCCGACAGCCTGGCCAACCAGTCGCTGCACGGACTGCTGCTGCGCATCGGCGTCGAGGGCCCGATGGAGCTCGCGCTGCTGGCCGTGCTCGGGGTCGTGGTCGCGGTGATCGGCCTGCGGCGCGCGGTGCGCTACGCGAGGGACGGGCAGTTGCTGCTCGCCGCCGCCATCACCGGCAGCGTGGCGCTCGCGGTCTCGCCCACCTCCTGGCTCCACCAGCAGCTGTGGATCCTGCTGGCCGTGGTCGGCCGGGTGGGGCGGCGCGGCTCCGACCGGCTGGTGTGGCCGGTTCTGGTCGTACTGGCGATGTCGCTCAACCGCACCGCGCTGCTGCCCGACATCGAGATCCTCGGCCATATCGGCTACAATGCGCCGCTGCTCGCGGCGCTCGCCGCCGCCTGTCTGGTGCCGTTCCTCTCCCGCACCTCGCCCCGGTGGGACGACCCCGAGCCGACGCCGGTCGCCGAACCGGCCAGGAGCCGCTTCGCCTGGGTGCCGCTGCTGCGCGTCCTCAAGCGGCCGCTGTCCCGCCCGAACCTGATGCTCGAACTGATGCTGATCCGCGTCGGCTACTTCGCCTACTCCTGGATCCGTGGCCACGCCCCGGACGAGCGCGCCGTGGCCGAGGGCCACGGAGACCAGGTGCTCACCCTCGAGGGCTGGCTGCACATCGACATCGAGCACTGGTTCAACGCCATCGTGGCCGACACCGGATGGCTCAAAGACTTCATGAACTGGTACTACAGCACCTTCCACTTCCTGATTCCGCTGTCCCTGCTGGGCTGGCTGTATCTGTGCCGTCCCGCGACCTACCGCTGGGCCCGCACCCCGCTGGCCTTCGCCACGCTGCTCGCCCTGGTCGGCTTCTGGCTCTACCCGCTGGCCCCGCCGCGGCTGATGGGGCTCGGGTACGTGGACACCGCGCACGGTCCGCAGGATCTGAGCAACCCGGACTTCGGCGCGCTCACCAAGCTGTCCAACCAGTACGCGGCCATGCCGTCGCTGCACGTGGGGTGGTCGCTGTGGTGCGGGGTGGTCATCGCGATCGTGGCGCCGTACCTCTGGGCGAAGGTGCTCGGCATCCTGTATCCGCTGCTGACGACGGCGGTCATCGTGGGCACCGCCAACCACTATGTGCTGGACGCGATCGGCGGCGCGGTCATCGTCACGGCCGGGTTCGCGCTGCAGTACGTGTTCCTCGGCGTGGGCGGGCGCCCGCACGAGGAGGCGCCACCGCTGTCGGCGACGATGGGCGCCGCGGTCGCCCGGGCCAGGGGGCTGGTCCCGGGGCTGGTACGGCAGCGGGGCGGACAGCACGACGACGCCGAGCCCGCGGAGAAGACCCAACCAGGGGCCGGTGAGTCCCCCGAAAAGGGGGCCGGGGCTCGCGTTGAGCAGCATGACCAGCGGGTCTAGCGTGGTGAGAAGGGGGGGCGGAAAGGCGTGAAAACGCGTTAAACGGGGGGACCTGGGAATCGAGACGGGGAGCGGGGACCCCGACCGAGGAGGGATCAAGGATGTCCCTGGTGAAGGCAGTAACCGCGGCGGTCGCGATGGGCGCCTCAATGGCTATCGCGACACCCGCGGTCGCCGCGCCGCCCCACCCCTTCGTCTTCGTCCACGACCAGTTCCAGCCGGCGTCGCAGGCGAAGACCGCCGGTGCGGTGAC encodes the following:
- a CDS encoding AraC family transcriptional regulator — translated: MDVLAEVLRVSGARGALGVMLEAGGTWGLWLDSYPGAALHVVSRGTMWLHVTGEKPLQVQAGDAVLVSPGTAHGIACGAGVTMGSCDREAAARAFGDGRALRLGSAPVQTEVIVLHYEQDPEVSTPVLTSLARPMHVTARQNAQLRRTVELLAAELAQPQIGTTAAINSIVDLLLVQFVRAWLARHPEERSGSWLGAMRDPVVRDALACVHAQPERLWTTETLAAATSVSRATLTRHFRSALGQTPGAYVTQWRIDLASVRLRDTDEPVESISSAVGYGSPHTFSRAFRRARGMAPGEYRSRLRT
- a CDS encoding zinc-binding dehydrogenase, giving the protein MRALVVDHGEAGPVRFADVDEPVPSSDEALVEIRHIGLNFGELNYVRQWPAGAVHGHDAAGVVVRAASDGSGPPEGARVALGMAPHAWAERVAVSPASLGTVPEGVDLADAAALGIAGVTALRVLRKRSLLVREVLVTGASGGVGHFAVQLAALAGARVTALVGSPDRAAGLRELGADEVLTDLAGTVDRFDLVLDTVGGPLVGQAWSSLAEGGTIHLVGYSSGQETTFPSGALFGFGEPRSIATYGDMTPTGGELTDLLGLLAAGRLSAPVGLRGDWQDVDDAVRALFARKVHGKVVLDVA
- a CDS encoding XRE family transcriptional regulator, which encodes MSSGEFSQEATESPAITDRILGLNEARGADFVQAIRETSHRLVVLDNELSGVSIAEPAGRAFKVVHRRLGAGDFDPRYERDIQSAAAELAEITGWALFDAERDGAARRFNQEALFLANLSGDRSIALLTLQNMAMHSEWRGRNQEALAIARSVLNRRRLSPRVEAMFRMREAKGLVGTGRTSDAIESLQRARSLVEDGNDVGEPDWSWWLTDREIDGHWGHTLQIAGDVRKAIERLLQSAQPGRGVGTGYASMSSARLAQCLLDVNAWRDAEDIIGSLVTAAPGISSGRTLRLIGHVAKRHETLNGAPTSLTDTLEHLAEKLEEDPFTL
- a CDS encoding antibiotic biosynthesis monooxygenase family protein, coding for MSVVKINVLTVPEEQREVLEKRFASRAGSVEGSDGFEWFELLRPVEGTDQYLVYTRWRSEEDFQAWMEGPMKAAHQRGGEDAPQQKPAASGSTLWSFEVVQQAAPKQG
- a CDS encoding DUF2000 domain-containing protein, translating into MRFDTKIAVIVRSDLADWQKLNVTAFLSSGLAHASDEIVGKPYEDASGNVYLPMFREPVLVYTADTPALTRTHARALSRDLTMSLYTEDLFATDNEDDNRATVRAVEADALNLVGLAVYGPRGQVDKVTKGLALHG
- a CDS encoding AraC family transcriptional regulator, which produces MHAHFFSHRFHPHSHDTYSFAVTEVGAQRFRCRGALRTSGAGMVMVFNPDDPHDGEAAAELGYKYRIVHIGPDVVRNVLADVADSSDGRAALPLFDRPVVSDPLLPRALLRLHTALVGGAGPLVRDERLTAAVGAMVRRGATGPLWARELADGSGEQLRAARRARALLEEAYAEEVPAARLAEAAGCSRFALYRAFRTAYGMAPSDFQRQLRLRRARGLLVAGSSAAEAAAQAGFADQSHFHRWFVRCFGVTPGTFQRAASPDSRRAP
- a CDS encoding bifunctional glycosyltransferase 87/phosphatase PAP2 family protein; the protein is MGLVALWLLAGVLAVRQAAAVLRLPPDERLTDLETWIGDRGVLHVSGSLYDGDSFTGTPFSGLVLKPLTRAAEQSLGVAWTFGTLLLVVVLGLVVARSLPGPVSRRTSLIAAPLAISLLVLSLPVRNTFTLGQTSIIPVLLVVLTVLPRTSGRQAGVLIGVAAALQPALLLFAVLLWLIGRRRAAVLAGATFAVCTALAWAAMPHDSGTYWGHHIGGFGLGAPADSLANQSLHGLLLRIGVEGPMELALLAVLGVVVAVIGLRRAVRYARDGQLLLAAAITGSVALAVSPTSWLHQQLWILLAVVGRVGRRGSDRLVWPVLVVLAMSLNRTALLPDIEILGHIGYNAPLLAALAAACLVPFLSRTSPRWDDPEPTPVAEPARSRFAWVPLLRVLKRPLSRPNLMLELMLIRVGYFAYSWIRGHAPDERAVAEGHGDQVLTLEGWLHIDIEHWFNAIVADTGWLKDFMNWYYSTFHFLIPLSLLGWLYLCRPATYRWARTPLAFATLLALVGFWLYPLAPPRLMGLGYVDTAHGPQDLSNPDFGALTKLSNQYAAMPSLHVGWSLWCGVVIAIVAPYLWAKVLGILYPLLTTAVIVGTANHYVLDAIGGAVIVTAGFALQYVFLGVGGRPHEEAPPLSATMGAAVARARGLVPGLVRQRGGQHDDAEPAEKTQPGAGESPEKGAGARVEQHDQRV